GGTTAGAAAAAAAACTCAGTGTACACAGTTGCACAGCTTTATATCTTTATTGTTAAGGTCTGTTGCATTTTAACTGAACGGTCAGACTGATTGACATTACTGTCACGGGCAAAGAATACGAGATGCACAGACAGAAGGAAAAGCGTTTGAACAAGAAGCGTCATTCCATTTTAAACTTTCACCATAGTTTTTGTCAACACAGTCTTCAATTCCCCTGAAATTGTCAGGCTGCCCTTTGTCCCACAGGACATAGTCCACTGGACACCCATCAGACCACATCCATGCTCCTTCCTTATGGGTGTCACTCAGTCCAATCCAGGTGTGTCCCTGAGCATGGTCAAAATTCTGGATCAGACTTTTGACAAAATTGTGTTCCTCCAGACTGTGGATGGACACCAGGTTGGCCCTCTGTGACACACAGTGGAGCTCTGCATCAGCCCAGGTCAGCTCTGTGGCAACATACTTGTAGCAGCGTCCATTGAAGTTGAACCAGAATGGGGGACAACCACCTCGCTGTAGCTTCACTTCACCATCACCTGGAGGAGACGCAACACCCAGAGCCAGAACTGATAAGAAGATGAAGAACAGCATGTTGTTGGTGTGAGAATCTGTcacaggagcaggatgaagactgGATCTGTGGTTGTAGCTGATCTGAAATGAAGGATATGATCAAAAAGCTGCAGAGACATGAAACATTGCTGTGTTTTATATGCTCTGGAGTGGGTGTAAACCACATGTCATCACAGTTGGAATCAGCTGATATGACACAGAAACAACTGTTTATATCTTTGTTGTGACTGTTTGGTGTTTGGCTCAGTTTCAGAACATCAGATAGGTTTCAACATTAGTCTGAGGCTCAGGGTTCAGATGTTTGTTACTTCATTTCATATAACAATAGTTTAGAGTCTGCTTCAACAAACTCCTACCTGTGCATCTCCACTGACCTTCATGACTTTCAGATCTGcacatatgtaataaaaacacatgcacacagttaATAAAACAATAACCATAATAAACTGAAGATGTTATCATGTTCTGTGGTAAAGTCCAGAGGATGGAGGAAGTTAATGATTAAAATAAAGAGGTAAACAAATACAGGGGAAACACAAATCAGGCTGACATTGattaatatttaacaaaaaaaaaaaaagattccctgACAAACGACTAAAATCAAGTTTTACAAACCACTTGATAAAAAACCACATCATATGAACCAGATTAACCACAAACACAGAGTACTAATAATGAAGCACACACTGTTAAAACGATAATAAttgttgatttcattaaagttttcaaattaaactgacTCAGAAATAAAGCTTTCCATTTACAACCTACAAACACTTGTCTGCCCAGCAAATTTCTCTCATTGTTGTCCTAACTAAGATTTTCTAAACATCA
This DNA window, taken from Sphaeramia orbicularis chromosome 11, fSphaOr1.1, whole genome shotgun sequence, encodes the following:
- the LOC115428757 gene encoding lactose-binding lectin l-2-like, translated to MLFFIFLSVLALGVASPPGDGEVKLQRGGCPPFWFNFNGRCYKYVATELTWADAELHCVSQRANLVSIHSLEEHNFVKSLIQNFDHAQGHTWIGLSDTHKEGAWMWSDGCPVDYVLWDKGQPDNFRGIEDCVDKNYGESLKWNDASCSNAFPSVCASRILCP